One genomic region from Cyanobium usitatum str. Tous encodes:
- a CDS encoding alpha/beta fold hydrolase: MSVPQPWSYAGHPVHAIAAAPAEPEGPAILLVHGFGASTDHWRHNIPVLAQRHEVHAIDLLGFGRSAKPAELAYGGPLWRDQLAAYVHERIGRPTVLAGNSLGGFSALAAGAALGDQAAGVVLLNAAGPFSDEQAPPKGWGAITRQTIAGALLKSPVLQRLLFENLRRPATIRRTLNQVYVDKSNVDEALVEAIRRPSLDPGAFGVFRTVFDIPRGQPLDELFVQLTCPLLLLWGIRDPWINAVGRRAAFQRHAPVGTSEVVLEAGHCPHDEVPDQVNAALLDWIAGLSSGAAPLPADSLQGGDRATVAASGQTAA, encoded by the coding sequence TTGTCTGTACCCCAGCCCTGGAGCTACGCCGGCCATCCAGTGCACGCCATCGCAGCGGCGCCAGCTGAGCCCGAGGGCCCGGCGATCCTGCTGGTGCATGGCTTTGGTGCTTCCACGGACCACTGGCGCCACAACATTCCCGTGCTGGCCCAGCGCCATGAGGTGCACGCCATCGACCTGCTGGGCTTTGGTCGCAGCGCCAAGCCGGCCGAGCTTGCCTACGGCGGCCCCCTCTGGCGCGACCAGCTGGCCGCCTATGTGCACGAGCGCATCGGCCGGCCGACGGTGCTTGCGGGCAATTCCCTTGGCGGTTTCTCAGCCCTAGCGGCTGGCGCTGCCCTAGGGGACCAGGCGGCCGGGGTGGTGCTGCTGAATGCGGCAGGGCCGTTCAGCGATGAGCAGGCGCCGCCTAAGGGCTGGGGAGCGATCACCCGCCAAACCATTGCGGGAGCCCTGCTCAAAAGTCCGGTGCTGCAGAGGTTGTTGTTTGAAAATTTGCGCCGGCCGGCCACGATTCGCCGCACCCTCAACCAGGTGTATGTCGACAAGAGCAACGTCGATGAAGCCTTGGTGGAGGCGATCCGGCGGCCATCGCTGGATCCGGGTGCCTTCGGTGTTTTTCGCACCGTGTTTGATATCCCCCGCGGCCAGCCCCTCGATGAGTTGTTTGTCCAGCTGACATGCCCGTTGCTGTTGCTCTGGGGTATCCGCGACCCCTGGATTAACGCCGTGGGCCGGCGGGCTGCTTTCCAGCGTCATGCTCCGGTAGGCACCAGCGAAGTGGTGCTCGAAGCCGGTCACTGTCCCCACGATGAAGTGCCAGATCAGGTAAATGCTGCCCTGCTCGACTGGATCGCCGGCCTCAGCTCCGGGGCGGCTCCACTCCCGGCAGATTCACTCCAGGGAGGCGACCGCGCGACAGTTGCTGCTTCGGGTCAAACTGCCGCTTGA
- a CDS encoding four-carbon acid sugar kinase family protein yields the protein MAASSKIIVIDDDPTGSQTVHSCPLLLRWDAATLAAGLRHPSPLLFLLANTRALAPEAAADRVRQICRALAAALPLAGIERWWLVSRGDSTLRGHFPLEVEVIAAELGPFAATLLVPAFFEGGRTTVEGVHRLHGQPVHETAFARDRLFGYASSDLPVWVEEKSGGRIAAHQVQRLTGAELDYAVSDGGQALAERLAALDGGPVVAVDGERPEQLAALAQVVRQAWPRAVLSQSAASWIQALAALPPQPLAGAGLARLRRPKPGLVLVGSHVPLADAQLTQLLTEPRCVGLELPVAKLARLLEGPLPELLLASLEADWLVQLRRVLAQGQTPVLYTSRGELQCSSVAQRRRLGDALAALMARLAAALAPQLGYLISKGGITTHTLLADGLALAAVELQGQLLPGLSLVLADLPEPLPVLTFPGNLGDGDTLRLAWRWMEGLEGAD from the coding sequence ATGGCCGCCTCCTCCAAAATCATCGTCATCGACGATGACCCCACCGGCTCCCAGACGGTGCACAGCTGCCCGCTGCTGCTGCGCTGGGATGCCGCCACCCTGGCGGCGGGGCTGCGGCACCCTTCGCCACTGCTGTTTCTGCTGGCTAACACCCGGGCCCTGGCGCCGGAAGCGGCCGCGGATCGGGTGCGCCAGATCTGCCGGGCCCTGGCCGCGGCCCTTCCCCTGGCAGGCATTGAGCGTTGGTGGCTGGTGAGTCGCGGCGACTCCACCTTGCGGGGCCACTTTCCGTTGGAGGTGGAGGTGATAGCGGCCGAGCTTGGCCCCTTTGCGGCCACCTTGTTGGTCCCGGCCTTTTTTGAGGGGGGCCGCACCACCGTGGAGGGGGTGCATCGCCTACACGGCCAGCCCGTGCACGAAACCGCCTTCGCCCGCGACCGCCTGTTTGGCTACGCCAGCAGCGATCTACCGGTTTGGGTGGAGGAAAAAAGTGGGGGCCGTATCGCCGCTCACCAGGTGCAGCGTCTGACGGGCGCCGAGTTGGATTACGCCGTAAGCGATGGCGGCCAGGCCCTGGCGGAGCGATTGGCGGCCCTAGATGGCGGGCCCGTGGTGGCCGTTGACGGGGAGCGACCTGAGCAACTGGCCGCCCTGGCCCAGGTGGTGCGCCAGGCCTGGCCGCGGGCGGTGCTTTCCCAGTCGGCGGCCAGTTGGATTCAGGCCTTAGCGGCTTTGCCGCCCCAGCCCCTGGCTGGAGCTGGCTTGGCCCGGTTGCGCCGCCCCAAGCCAGGGCTGGTGCTGGTGGGCTCCCACGTGCCCTTGGCTGATGCCCAGCTCACCCAGCTGCTGACGGAGCCCCGCTGCGTGGGGCTGGAGCTGCCCGTCGCCAAGCTGGCGCGGCTGCTGGAAGGCCCCCTGCCGGAGCTCCTGCTGGCTTCCCTGGAGGCCGACTGGCTGGTTCAGTTGCGGCGGGTGCTGGCCCAGGGGCAAACGCCGGTGCTGTACACCAGCCGGGGTGAGCTCCAGTGCTCATCAGTGGCGCAGCGCCGCCGCTTAGGGGACGCTCTAGCGGCGCTAATGGCCCGGCTGGCTGCTGCCCTGGCGCCCCAGCTGGGTTACCTGATCAGCAAGGGGGGCATCACCACCCACACCCTGCTGGCCGATGGTTTGGCTCTGGCGGCGGTCGAGTTGCAAGGCCAGCTGCTGCCGGGGCTTTCCTTGGTGCTGGCTGATCTGCCAGAGCCACTGCCGGTGCTCACTTTCCCCGGCAATCTCGGTGATGGGGACACGCTGCGGCTGGCCTGGCGCTGGATGGAGGGTTTGGAAGGCGCGGATTAA
- a CDS encoding type II toxin-antitoxin system VapC family toxin yields the protein MILVDTSVWVDHLRTGLPQLEAALQENDVVMHPWVIGELACGNPRHRAQVLQLLQGLPKATVASDGEVLLLIEQEQLMGRGIGFIDAHLLASARLSGCWLWTGDRRLGVLAKDLGVAAPDCPP from the coding sequence TTGATTCTCGTTGACACCTCCGTGTGGGTGGACCACCTGCGCACCGGCTTACCGCAGCTCGAGGCCGCGCTCCAAGAGAATGATGTGGTGATGCATCCCTGGGTGATCGGCGAACTCGCGTGCGGCAACCCCCGCCATCGCGCGCAGGTGCTGCAGCTGCTGCAGGGCCTGCCGAAGGCAACCGTGGCGAGCGATGGGGAGGTGTTGCTCCTGATCGAGCAGGAGCAGCTGATGGGGCGTGGGATCGGCTTCATCGACGCCCACCTGCTGGCCTCCGCACGACTGTCGGGCTGCTGGCTCTGGACCGGTGATCGTCGGCTGGGCGTCCTAGCCAAGGATCTGGGTGTGGCGGCGCCAGACTGCCCGCCATGA
- a CDS encoding type II toxin-antitoxin system VapB family antitoxin yields MRTTVTLDAQLLAQAQQLCGDLERSALLKEALQALVQRESARRLAALGGSQPDLAPIPRRRSTA; encoded by the coding sequence ATGCGCACCACCGTGACCCTGGACGCGCAGCTACTGGCCCAGGCCCAACAGCTGTGCGGCGACCTGGAGCGCAGCGCGCTGCTCAAGGAAGCGTTGCAGGCCCTGGTGCAGCGGGAAAGCGCGCGCAGGCTGGCCGCCCTGGGCGGCAGCCAACCGGATCTCGCCCCCATCCCGCGTCGCCGGAGCACGGCTTGA
- a CDS encoding helicase-related protein: protein MYAITRLNNSESVFSPDAKRDFKADNAEILLCIDATAEGLNFKFLSALVNYDMP from the coding sequence ATGTATGCGATTACGCGTTTAAATAATTCAGAGTCGGTTTTCAGCCCAGACGCAAAGCGTGACTTCAAGGCAGACAATGCTGAGATTCTGCTTTGCATCGATGCGACAGCGGAGGGTCTGAACTTCAAGTTCCTCAGTGCCCTGGTCAACTACGACATGCCTTAG
- a CDS encoding DUF2887 domain-containing protein — MKTDHWFYGLFQSAPDLIALLLPQGASAVPELGPDSPGDALYRFEAPELKAASHRLDGAFWPRSGEAGTLEQPVVLLEVQMRSKPGFKHRLGTQSFRFLQIQPRVHRLAVVLVVPQRRDGARAHGLTRGRRRDPPLRGVKETGGAVSTSTRIN; from the coding sequence TTGAAAACCGATCACTGGTTCTACGGGCTGTTCCAGAGCGCGCCGGATCTGATCGCCTTGCTGTTGCCGCAGGGTGCCTCTGCGGTGCCTGAGCTCGGGCCTGATTCTCCTGGGGATGCGCTCTATCGCTTTGAGGCGCCTGAACTCAAAGCCGCAAGCCACCGGCTTGATGGGGCGTTTTGGCCCAGAAGCGGGGAGGCCGGCACGCTGGAGCAACCGGTGGTGCTGCTGGAGGTGCAGATGCGCAGCAAGCCAGGTTTCAAGCACCGCCTTGGCACCCAGAGCTTTCGCTTTCTCCAGATCCAGCCTCGGGTACACCGCCTGGCCGTGGTCTTGGTGGTGCCCCAGCGGCGTGATGGTGCTCGAGCACATGGGCTGACAAGAGGCCGACGCCGTGATCCGCCACTGCGGGGGGTGAAGGAGACTGGGGGCGCAGTCAGCACGTCTACACGCATCAACTGA
- a CDS encoding (Fe-S)-binding protein: MSGFGSPSPTTPAGATDPCVHCGFCLPTCASYRVLGTEMDSPRGRIYTLKAIANGELSLDATVAKHFDSCLGCLACVTACPSGVRYDQMIEATRPQLNAPELRSSAQQAFRKLLFALLPYPARLRALLTPLRLYAGTPLQALARRSGLTRLFGPQLEALDQLLPPLVPAGFRDDFPLVVPAQGPRRARVGLMLGCVQRLFDPAVNQAAVQVLSANGIEVVIPPAQGCCGAVTHHQGELDQTHQLAQALIQSFEAVVGPGKPAGAEPLDAVLVAASGCGHTMKSYGRLTGSSFSAPVADIQEFLAELGLSQPFLAALKPLSHADGEPASAKRPLQLAYHDACHMLHGQGISSQPRALLNAIPHIQLREATEAGVCCGSAGIYNLVQPEEAAALGQLKAKDLAGTGAELAVSANIGCSLQIRRHLQELPQPIPVLHPMQLLEQSYSG; this comes from the coding sequence ATGAGCGGTTTCGGTTCCCCCAGCCCCACTACCCCTGCAGGCGCCACCGACCCCTGCGTGCACTGCGGCTTCTGCCTGCCCACCTGCGCCAGCTACCGGGTGCTGGGAACGGAGATGGATTCACCCCGGGGCCGCATCTACACCCTCAAGGCGATCGCCAACGGTGAACTGAGCCTCGACGCCACCGTGGCGAAACACTTCGACAGTTGCCTGGGCTGTCTCGCCTGCGTGACCGCCTGTCCGTCAGGGGTGCGCTACGACCAAATGATCGAGGCGACGCGCCCCCAGCTCAACGCCCCGGAACTGCGCAGCTCCGCCCAGCAGGCATTTCGCAAGCTGCTGTTTGCCCTGCTTCCCTACCCTGCGCGGCTTCGGGCCCTGCTCACGCCGCTGCGCCTTTACGCCGGCACCCCCCTGCAGGCCCTGGCCCGCCGCAGTGGGCTCACCCGCCTGTTCGGCCCCCAACTGGAGGCCCTCGATCAGCTGCTACCTCCCTTGGTGCCGGCTGGCTTCCGCGACGACTTCCCCCTGGTAGTGCCCGCCCAGGGTCCTCGCCGCGCCCGGGTAGGGCTGATGCTGGGTTGTGTGCAGCGTTTATTTGATCCAGCCGTGAATCAGGCCGCCGTGCAGGTGCTGAGCGCCAACGGCATCGAGGTGGTGATCCCGCCAGCCCAAGGTTGCTGCGGCGCCGTGACCCACCACCAAGGGGAACTGGACCAAACCCACCAACTGGCCCAGGCCCTGATCCAAAGCTTCGAGGCCGTAGTGGGCCCAGGCAAGCCCGCCGGGGCCGAGCCTCTCGACGCCGTATTGGTGGCAGCTTCCGGTTGCGGCCACACCATGAAGTCCTACGGGCGGCTCACCGGCAGCAGCTTCTCCGCCCCGGTCGCGGACATACAGGAGTTCCTCGCCGAGCTCGGCCTGAGCCAGCCATTCCTCGCCGCCCTCAAGCCCCTGAGCCACGCTGACGGCGAACCAGCCAGCGCCAAACGCCCGCTCCAACTGGCTTATCACGACGCCTGCCACATGCTGCATGGCCAGGGCATCAGCAGCCAGCCCCGGGCCCTACTCAATGCCATCCCCCACATCCAGCTGCGCGAAGCGACGGAAGCGGGAGTGTGCTGCGGCAGCGCCGGCATCTACAACTTGGTGCAGCCTGAGGAGGCCGCCGCCCTCGGGCAGCTCAAGGCCAAAGACCTAGCTGGCACCGGTGCCGAGCTGGCTGTTAGCGCCAACATCGGCTGCAGCCTGCAGATCCGCCGCCACCTGCAGGAACTGCCCCAGCCGATCCCGGTGCTGCATCCGATGCAGTTGCTGGAGCAGAGCTATAGCGGTTGA
- a CDS encoding FAD-binding oxidoreductase: MTPEPRELQELVRELHQQAAPWQPAGLGSRLNWGPPVMGASATVSCRRLSGIVEHSPGDFTVTALAGTPLVELQAELARHRQWLAVDWPWGSGMGGQASGSLGGLVARGLAGGLRQRYLGVRDQIIGLELIRSDGTRARAGGKVVKNVAGYDLMRLMAGSWGSLGLISSLTLRTMPEPPQRRGLKLAGPLEALGPLASWLLGSSLSPERIDWWRPPARQEEDTGLLISLASINAHTLNEQIGCIAAKAAPMGITAQTLEPAELASLVGQSQGSETGSSDWLLRLAVRPNQATALLADPALAGLPLVLGAGSGLGIAWATASALPTYKVEALRRHCQQAGGYLTVLRQPASSQLPAWLDAPSRPLIEAIKRQFDPKQQLSRGRLPGVNLPGVEPPRS; the protein is encoded by the coding sequence ATGACTCCAGAGCCCAGGGAGCTGCAGGAGCTGGTGCGCGAGCTGCACCAGCAAGCTGCGCCCTGGCAACCCGCCGGCCTGGGCAGCCGACTCAACTGGGGGCCGCCAGTTATGGGCGCCAGCGCCACCGTGAGCTGTAGGCGGCTGAGCGGCATCGTTGAGCACAGCCCTGGCGATTTCACTGTGACGGCCCTAGCCGGCACGCCCCTGGTCGAATTGCAAGCCGAACTGGCCCGCCACAGGCAGTGGCTAGCCGTTGACTGGCCCTGGGGCAGCGGCATGGGCGGCCAAGCCAGCGGCAGCCTGGGCGGCCTGGTGGCCAGGGGCCTGGCCGGCGGTCTGCGCCAGCGCTATCTGGGCGTGCGCGACCAGATCATTGGCCTGGAATTGATCCGCAGCGACGGCACCCGCGCCCGGGCCGGGGGCAAGGTGGTGAAAAACGTGGCCGGCTACGACCTGATGCGCTTGATGGCGGGCAGCTGGGGGTCCTTAGGACTGATCAGCAGCCTCACGCTGCGCACCATGCCGGAGCCACCCCAGCGGCGCGGCCTGAAGCTGGCGGGGCCGCTCGAAGCCCTCGGCCCACTGGCTTCCTGGCTGCTGGGCTCAAGCCTCAGCCCGGAGCGGATCGACTGGTGGCGACCCCCTGCCCGCCAAGAAGAAGACACCGGACTGCTGATCAGCCTGGCCAGCATCAACGCCCACACCCTCAATGAGCAGATCGGCTGCATCGCCGCCAAGGCTGCTCCAATGGGAATAACGGCCCAAACTCTTGAACCTGCCGAACTCGCAAGCCTGGTAGGCCAAAGCCAAGGGTCTGAAACTGGGTCCAGCGACTGGTTGCTGCGGCTGGCGGTGCGCCCCAACCAGGCGACTGCCCTGCTCGCCGATCCAGCCCTGGCCGGCTTGCCGCTGGTCCTGGGGGCTGGCAGTGGCCTAGGTATCGCCTGGGCAACTGCCTCAGCCCTGCCGACCTACAAGGTGGAGGCGCTCAGGCGCCATTGCCAGCAGGCTGGCGGCTACCTGACGGTGTTGCGCCAGCCCGCCAGCAGCCAACTGCCGGCCTGGCTAGACGCCCCATCGCGGCCCCTGATCGAGGCGATCAAGCGGCAGTTTGACCCGAAGCAGCAACTGTCGCGCGGTCGCCTCCCTGGAGTGAATCTGCCGGGAGTGGAGCCGCCCCGGAGCTGA